AAAGAGACCAGAGAAGTTAAACACTTGtctgaggtcacacagccaggGAGCTGCCGACGGGAGTTCGAAGCTAAGTTGGTTTGGCCTATGCTACagtagaaaaagaagagaggCTGTTACAATGGGCTGGCAGAACAGATGGGTAGTCCAGCCAAGAGGTTTTGAAGGCCTCCCCACATCTGAGACTTGAGACCCCCTAACAGAGACTAGAGATTAACACTGTCCCCATCTTATGGAACAGTAAACTGGCTAGAGAGAAGTCCTGTCATAGCCCTGCCCCTGAACAGCTTGCTAAGTGTTTCTGGGAGGTATTTTCAAAtggctgagcctcagtttcctcatctgtgagatGGGCAGTCCATCACAATTCCCCTCTCAGATGCTGTGAGAATCCTGCTGTGGGAGCCACAGATTCTGTGAGAGCTCAGGGTTTCCCGTTCTCACCAGGGTCTTCATAGCAATGTGGGAGAAAGGCAGTGAACCATTTGTTCGGTGCACTGGGAGTAACCGGGCGGCAGGGCAGGGGGCTTCCTGGAGGAAAAAGCCTTGACCAAAGGCTTGCAGAATGGCTATGGTGGCCTGCTCAAAACAGTCCATGGCTTTCTTCTCAGCTCCCTGGGATGAGAAAAGGGCCACATAGCTCTCTCACTGAGTCACAGTCCCCTAGGAACCTCTGTGCTGTGCTGAGCCTTTGTGGTCTATTCTCTGTCTTAACTTGGGCCACACTATCTTTCCTCCTGCAACATTcaatttttatacttattttattactaatattttttaagaattagATTTATGCCatgcagtggtagtgcacacctttaatcccagaacctgggaggcagaggcaggtggatttctgagtctgaggccagcctggtctacagagagaattccagaacatccagggctacacagagaaaacctgtctcaaaaaattcattaattaaataacaataatacactggatttattccttttattttgcctgcatgtatgtatgtatgtatgtatgtatgtatgtatgtatgtatgtatgtatgtctaccacatgcttgcctggtgcctgcagaggtcagaagaggacatcagatcccctggagctttagttatagacagttgtgaactgccttgtgAGTTCTGAAaatcgaacctgggtcttctgcaagtataagtgttcttacccactgagccatttctccagcctgctatttttattagttttgattatgtgtgtaagtgtgtgtgttttggggtgaGTGCAGGTGAGAGAAGGTGTCTAAGGAGGCCAGAGATGTTGCATTCCCTAGAACAAGAGTTACAGGCATTGGTGAGctgcctcatgtgggtgctgaatactgaactcaggtcctcagcaagtATTTTTATTCTCTGAGACACATTTCTGGAACGTTCAGATCTCAGCCAAAACATTTCTTGTCTCCTGTGGAGAAGCCAGTCCTGCTGAGATAAGCCCCTCCTACCCCAGCCCATCCCCCTCCCTCAGGGCACCATTGTCCACCTTCCAGAGCACCCATCAGTTTGTGTCATTTCTAATCGTTCCTTCTTAGTAACAAAGGACTTTGGGGGCAGAGACCATCTGCCTTGCTGTCACTGTACCCTCAGGGTCTAGTGTATGAAAGGCATTCTGTAAACATATGgatgcaagcatgcacacacacatgaatacacggGTGCATGGATGCATAGGTGAATGCATGGGTGGATGATGGAATCAATGGATGGACGATTAagtggatggacggatggatggacagatgcacagacagatggatggatggacggatggatggacagatggacggGTGGTTGGATAATTGGGTGCATGCATTCCTAATACATGTGGATACAAGAGTGCATGGATGAGTGAATGGAGAATTAGATAGGCGAATGGCTGAATGGTAAAAATGAATGAGGAGaaaggtgaatgaatgaatggatggctGGAGATATGTATGGTGGCGGATAGAGAGATGACTGAAGAGATCAGGAGGTGATGAATAGGTGGGCAGACGGAGACTAGATGAATAGTTGGagagatggatagatgggtaATTGGATGGATGGGTTGATGGGTGGACTGATGGAAAGAAGATTattagatgatggatagatgaataGTTAGAGACatgaatggatggacagatggatgggttgttgaatggatggatgaagagTTGGATGGCTAGGTGGAGGGATGGTTATTTGGAATGATGGATAAATAGACATCTGGGGAGACGGACAaatgggtagatgggtgggtaGATGCATAAATGAAGGGATGGGTTAATGGATGATGGGAGCTACCAAGGCAGTAACTTTCCACATGTTCTCACCCTATAGGAGTCCCCAGAGGTGGAACTGATGAAGACGTGGGGGTACATGGTCTCAACGCCATTGTTATTGCTGTTCCTGGGCTTGCTCCATGTCTCCTGGGCCCAAAGCAGCTGCACTGGGCCCCCGCGCATTCCTGGTATCCCCGGCATCCCTGGGGTTCCTGGCTCTGATGGCCAACCTGGCACTCCAGggataaaaggagagaaaggtaCTGCACACATTGGAAACACACTAATGTTACTGGCCATGGCCACATCTTCTACATCCCGAATCACAGTCGTTTGCCTTAGAGATTGCACGAGAATTTGATACTCCAGTATCTTTCCAGGAAGGGCTTCTGTTTGCCCCTTTGCAGACAGGGAAATTGTGTGGGAAGGCAGCCCAGGTAGTAGTGAGGCTCAGGCCCAACAATGGATTCTCCTCCATGCTAGGACAAAGTGGTACAGTGCCTCAGTCCTGCGCTCACCCTGCCCTCCAGGATAAGCAGCCGTCCTCATCTGTAAGTCAGGGCAGGTGAGGACTGGAGAGGCTCCTTGCTATGAAGATCCCTCTAGAAATGTAGTTTCATTTAACCCATGAGCTATGAACCTCTCTTTGTGGCAACCTCTCTTCTCTCAGAAGCCCACTACATCCTTACAGTTTCTCAAAAATACAACCATCCCTATTTcatagatgaggaagctgagccTCAGAGACTGTGTCTCATTGTGTTTAGGCAACACAACTAAGAATGGCAGTCATTACATAGGACACGTATGTGTCTCTAGAGCATACACCCTTGGCACTGTGCTCTGATTTTCCACTGAAATATCCCTTCTGTCTTATGATGGCAGCTTAGAGTGATGACGTGAGAGAAATTTTACCATCCACAACTAGGTGTAGCTAGAGGAGTGCTGTGATCGATTAAGGATGTCTGCTATGGGCTAGGAAAGAGAAGAGATAGCATGTATGCTGTGAATTCATTGCCCCTGCATCAGGATTAAGCTTGACAAAGGTGTATATGCTGAGGACAAGAACAGGGCCCATATCTCCATGCGGGTGACACTTACTCAACCCCTGGGCGACTGTCAAACCCAACCCAGAACTAAAGATCTGGAGTAGAGGGAGACTAGGAGGCTCTCTGGCATGACCACTATTTTATAGTTAGTAAGTCAAACCCAGAAAGGTACAAAGTCCCAGCCCAATCTCTTCCTTTTGTCACAGTGACTTCtagatttctcttttctcttggtTCTTTTTCTCTAGGGCTTCCTGGACTGGCTGGAGACCATGGTGAGTTTGGAGAGAAAGGGGACCCAGGGACCCCTGGGATTCCAGGCAAAGTTGGTCCCAAGGGTCCTGTTGGCCCTAAAGGTGCCCCAGGACCCCCTGGAGCCCGTGGTCCCAAAGGTGACTCAGGAGActacaaggctacacagaaagtaGCCTTCTCTGCTCTGAGGACCATCAACAGCCCCCTGCGACGGGACCAGGCCATCCGCTTTGAAAAGGCCATCATCAATATGAATGAAAACTATGAGCCTCGCAGTGGCAAGTTCACCTGCAAAGTGCCCGGCCTCTACTATTTCACCTACCATGCCAGTTCCCGAGGGAACCTGTGCATGAACCTCGTGCGCGGCCGGGATCGGGAACGCATGCAGAAGGTACTCACCTTCTGTGACTATGCCCAGAACACCTTCCAGGTCACCACAGGCGGTGTAGTCTTGAAGTTGGAGCAAGATGAGGTTGTTCACCTGCAGGCCACAGACAAGAACTCCCTGCTGGGCCTTGAAGGAGCCAACAGCATCTTCACTGGCTTTCTGCTTTTCCCTGACATGGATGCATGATCACAAGGTCAAATCATACCTATTCATGACCATCTCCTGCCTCCTTACCAACAATCCTCCCTGTACCCCTGACATCACCCCTGGTCTGCCCGAAGCGCAGGTCAGAGCTCTGTAGATGTTACAGAATAAATGGGTAAATAAACCTTGAAGGCCAAAGGACAGTGGTCTAATTTGAGTCTTTGTCCCAGGACCTGTCTCATAGGAGAGCTGAGAAGTGCTGGTCAAAGAATGAATGAACGAATTTTCACAGACTGGGGAGGTGTCTCAGTCAGTAAGGTACttaccttgcaagcatgaggacctgagttcaatccctatcACCCACGTAGAAATGttgagcatggcagcatgcacttgtattctcagcactgggaaagcagacaGGGGCGTGGATCTCTGGGGTTCGCCAGCAAGTCAGTCTAAGAAATTAGTGGGCTCCGGTTTCAgtgagagagcttgtctcaaaggaggttcctgagaaatgacaccacATGTTGTCCTTTGGCTTTGCACATCTGAATGCACACTTGCTCatgagcacgcacacacacatgcacgcatgcacacacgcatgcacacgcatgGTCGCACACATGCCTACACGTTTATGTACAAGTCTCCAGTTACCCAGAAATGAATGGAAGGCTCCGTTGTGGTTCTCTCTGGACCAGCACACCATGGAAGGCAGCACCAGCACATCTGAGCTCTGCCATTTTCCTCACTCTCCTGATACGGGATGCCCCATACCTTGCTGCAGAGGAAGAAAATAGGCTAGAAGATGGGGTGATTGTGATCCCGTGGAATAGCAGGGCTCCAAGTGGCTCTGTCTGAGATTTTTCCTAAGCCACTGTGTCTCCAGGACCCCTTAATGGTCTTTACTCTGCCCCTTCACATTCTGCCACTCTGAGATCAAGGGATCCCCCCCACTCTCTGCCTTGCATGCTCCCTCTTAGTGTCTTCCCAGCCTAGTGCATGCTCACTCAATCATTAAAACAAAAGTCATGTCTCTGCCCCAAAACCTCCAATAGCTCTCCAGTATCTGCAGGAAAGAGCCCCAGCCTGGGAGCCTGGACATCTGCAGCTAGTTTGTATCTTCCCTCTGGAACACTCCTACAATGGTAGTTCCTCCCCCTAGAAGCCTTCCACTCTGACGATCTAGCCACTCTTTAGACCAGTGAAGTTACCCAGGCAAGCCTCTTGTGTCAGCCTCcccagtagctgggattacaggctgggCCAGCAAGCCCATCTGAGACAGGGCTGGGTAAGTCAGGGTGATCCCATCAGCACTCTAGGGCCTTCAACTCATGCAACTTGCACAGTGGGTGACCCCATCATAAGTGACCTGCCTGATGTCATACAGTTTGTAGGAGAAGAAGGCTAATGCCACATCATTCCGTGCTTCCCCACAGCGGGCAGGGCTCACCTTGAGGAGGTGTGTTGGGCAGTGAAAGGTGCTGGCTTTGGAGTCAGACAGACACAGGTTCAGGTATTGACTGAGGTTCTTAGCAACTGTGACTACAAACAAGTGACTACCCTCGGGTGCCCCATCTCAACTCCTTCTAAACAAACAGTGGAGCAACAACATCCTTGACTCCTCTGTTGAATTAATTTCCTAGATATAATCTCCCTTGTCAGGACAAGAACTtccttggctttttaaaaatgagttttcttttatttttaattgtatgtatgtgtatatgtacgtgTGTCCAAGTGTGGGCATGCGCATATACTTGCAGGTGTCTGTAGAGGCCAGGGACATTGGATCCCTGTAGTGcctgaggaggaagagatggaacaGAAGCCTGCCAATCAGCAGGTGGACCCTATGAAAAGCTAGAATTCCTTAAATCTCTCCTtgggaacaggattgttttggggAGGAGCTAACAGGAAGGGGTTAACAGGTAAGCCTATGGCTGGGCTCTTACTcttatggtcttgacccctcagGATTCTATGTAAGTGGCATGCACCTGGGTCAGCCAGCTCATACCCGACCTCATGAGGGGCTGAGAAAGGAGGAATGAGAATAACCCCTGCTTTGGAGAGGAGGTGTGACCTGATTACAGGTCTAAAGGGTGACTTTAGCTACCAGTGTTTGCGGGCCATCTGCTtcgggtgctgggaacagagctgGGGACCATTGCAAAGGTAGTGTAAGCTCTTAACCGCAAAGTTCTCAGTCTATAGGCTGTGGCCTCTTTGAGgctcaaatgaccctttcataggggttgcctaagaccatcaaaaaacacagatatttgcattatgattcataacaatagaaaattatagttataaagtagcaattaaaataattttacagttggggtctccacaacatgaggaactgttttaaagggttgcagctttaggaaggttgagaaccacagtcttaaccgctgagccatttctcaaaccctgaggttttttgttttattttatttttttaaagattaaaaaatccATTGTTTTACCTcatatgtataagtgttttgcctgaatgcatgtatgtatgccatgtgtgtgcctgatgcccactgAAGTcagagaagacatcagatcccctacgACTGGacttatagatggctgtgagccaccatctgggtgctgggaactgaacctgggtcctctggaagagaagtcagtgctcgtaactgctgagccatctctccagcccaagacttacttcatttttttttttaaaaaaaaaggtttatctGTGTATGAGTTCAGgtacccatggagtccagaagaggttgtcagatccctggatttacaggtagctgtgagctacTGGCTTGGGTGCTGAGGACCAAATTTAGGTCGTTTGCAAGAGTGAAATGCGCTTTTAACTGCTGTGCCGCCCTCCCCAACTGCTTCCTttgtatttttggagacaggatctccccgTACATCCCAGACCAGCCTCAGATCCACAGAACTCCCTGCTTCAGCCCCCCTAGTGCCaagattgcaggtgtgcacaaCCATGCCCGCCTACCATGCCCGCCCACCCGCCCGCCCGAGATCTTTGCCTCCAGGCTTGGGAATGTTTCCACAGAGAGCCACTGGCTTCAAGGCTGGACATCCAGGCCAGCTTTAGTCTTACGGCCACCAGGGGGAAGTAGACACCAGGAGAAGGATGGCCTGCCCAGGACTGATGCCAGGTAGcagcttctccctctctcccttcttgtcCCAGTCTCAGTGCCAATCAGCTTTGAAGATCCAGGTTCCTTCCCTAAGTTAGGGTCCCCAAATGTGGCCCCAGTCAGCCTCACCTTCGCAGAGGATGTGTTAAGGAACCTAGAATCTCTCCACCTTGTGTCAGATGAAGCAGGAACTCCAAGCACGGAACACAACCTCTTTTCCCAGGCTACccatgagtgggtgggtggggtcagAAGGCTGAGAACCCAGGGGCAGCGCATACTAACAGCATGGCAAGGTCTGTGTTCCTTCTCCAGTGTATACTAAACAACAAGTAAGTCCTGGAGAGCCAGTACTCCAGACAAAGGGGAAACCTTTGTTTAGTTAAGGAAACAAACAGGAGAGCTTGGATGATAGAGCATTTGTCAAGCACCCTGGATTTTGTCAAGCACTACATGTAAcagtgttgtcaact
This DNA window, taken from Cricetulus griseus strain 17A/GY chromosome 2, alternate assembly CriGri-PICRH-1.0, whole genome shotgun sequence, encodes the following:
- the C1qb gene encoding complement C1q subcomponent subunit B, whose amino-acid sequence is MKTWGYMVSTPLLLLFLGLLHVSWAQSSCTGPPRIPGIPGIPGVPGSDGQPGTPGIKGEKGLPGLAGDHGEFGEKGDPGTPGIPGKVGPKGPVGPKGAPGPPGARGPKGDSGDYKATQKVAFSALRTINSPLRRDQAIRFEKAIINMNENYEPRSGKFTCKVPGLYYFTYHASSRGNLCMNLVRGRDRERMQKVLTFCDYAQNTFQVTTGGVVLKLEQDEVVHLQATDKNSLLGLEGANSIFTGFLLFPDMDA